A part of Micromonospora chersina genomic DNA contains:
- a CDS encoding SRPBCC family protein, producing the protein MELTATTTVRKPPSEVYAFWRDLGNLPTFMAHLQEVRATGDRTSHWSASAPFGKNVEWDAQIIDEAAGEKIAWRSTGNADVPNAGTVRFMPAPDGVSTEVHVVLTYDIPGGAVGKAVAKYFGEEPHQQLDDDLRRLKQVLETGEVVRSDGAPWGKRARKEFPQRPAQPLSASELAKGADA; encoded by the coding sequence ATGGAGTTGACAGCCACGACAACCGTTCGCAAGCCCCCGTCGGAGGTCTACGCGTTCTGGCGCGATCTGGGCAACCTCCCGACGTTCATGGCTCATCTCCAGGAGGTCCGCGCCACGGGTGACCGTACGAGCCACTGGTCCGCCAGCGCTCCGTTCGGCAAGAACGTCGAGTGGGACGCCCAGATCATCGACGAGGCGGCCGGCGAGAAGATCGCGTGGCGGTCGACCGGCAACGCCGACGTGCCGAACGCCGGCACGGTTCGGTTCATGCCCGCCCCGGACGGTGTGAGCACCGAGGTGCACGTCGTCCTGACCTACGACATCCCGGGCGGCGCGGTGGGCAAGGCGGTCGCCAAGTACTTCGGCGAGGAACCGCACCAGCAGCTCGACGACGATCTGCGCCGGCTCAAGCAGGTGCTGGAGACCGGCGAGGTGGTCCGCTCCGACGGCGCCCCGTGGGGCAAGCGGGCCCGCAAGGAGTTCCCGCAGCGTCCGGCGCAACCGCTGTCGGCTTCCGAACTCGCGAAGGGAGCGGACGCGTGA
- a CDS encoding zinc-dependent alcohol dehydrogenase, whose product MRANTWVGRNKVKVRDVPDPKILNKRDAIVRITSTAICGSDLHLIDGYVPTMQDGDVIGHEFMGEVIEVGSGVPADKLRVGDRVVVPFPIACGNCGACAAELYSCCENSNPNAGIAEKMFGHPVAGIFGYSHLTGGFAGGQAQYARVPFADVGPLKIESDLTDEQVLFLSDILPTGYMGADLCDIQPTDVVAVWGAGPVGQFAMDSARVLGATKVIAIDKEPYRLQMAERAGYTTINFEEVDVRSRLLELTGGRGPDKCIDAVGQEATHGSAHVHAYDRVKQAVRLETERPHALRQAIMSCRSGGIVSVIGVYGGFLDKFPSGAWMNRALTLRTGQCHVQRYMKPLLQRIERGEIDPTRIITHTLPLDEAERGFDIFKNKKDHCEKVVLKP is encoded by the coding sequence GTGAGGGCGAACACCTGGGTGGGCCGCAACAAGGTCAAGGTCCGTGACGTACCGGACCCGAAGATCCTCAACAAGCGCGATGCCATCGTACGGATCACGTCCACCGCGATCTGCGGCTCGGACCTGCACCTGATCGACGGGTATGTGCCGACGATGCAGGACGGCGACGTCATCGGCCACGAGTTCATGGGCGAGGTGATCGAGGTTGGCTCAGGAGTGCCCGCCGACAAGCTACGGGTCGGCGACCGGGTCGTCGTACCGTTCCCCATCGCCTGCGGTAACTGCGGTGCCTGCGCCGCCGAGCTGTACTCCTGCTGCGAGAACTCCAACCCCAACGCCGGGATCGCGGAGAAGATGTTCGGTCATCCGGTGGCCGGCATCTTCGGCTATTCACACCTGACGGGCGGCTTCGCGGGCGGTCAGGCGCAGTACGCGCGGGTGCCGTTCGCCGACGTCGGTCCGTTGAAGATCGAGTCCGATCTGACCGACGAGCAGGTGCTGTTCCTCTCCGACATCCTGCCCACCGGCTACATGGGTGCGGACCTGTGTGACATCCAGCCCACCGACGTGGTGGCGGTGTGGGGCGCCGGCCCGGTCGGCCAGTTCGCCATGGACAGCGCCCGGGTGCTCGGCGCCACGAAGGTCATCGCCATCGACAAGGAGCCGTACCGGCTGCAGATGGCGGAACGGGCGGGCTACACGACGATCAATTTCGAGGAGGTGGACGTGCGGTCCCGGCTGCTGGAACTGACCGGTGGGCGGGGACCGGACAAGTGCATCGACGCGGTCGGCCAGGAGGCCACCCACGGCAGTGCACACGTCCACGCCTACGACCGGGTCAAGCAGGCGGTCCGCTTGGAGACCGAGCGCCCGCACGCGCTGCGGCAGGCGATCATGTCGTGCCGCAGTGGTGGCATCGTGTCGGTGATCGGCGTGTACGGCGGTTTCCTGGACAAGTTCCCCTCCGGCGCGTGGATGAACCGAGCGCTGACCCTGCGTACCGGGCAATGCCACGTACAGCGCTACATGAAGCCGCTGCTGCAGCGCATCGAACGCGGCGAGATCGATCCGACCCGGATCATCACCCACACCCTGCCGCTCGACGAGGCGGAACGCGGCTTCGACATCTTCAAGAACAAAAAGGACCACTGCGAGAAGGTCGTCCTCAAGCCCTGA
- a CDS encoding TMEM175 family protein: MSAPETELGTRSDTSRAVAFSDAIFAIIITLLVLDLRVPDVPPGRLLSGLLSQWPAYVAYLASYSYVAVVWLNHKAAFNRIQQTDRGLHWMNLLVLFTTALLPFPTIVVSHALQEHDNADQRVAIAFYALIGAWLCATWLAFYHYLARHPDLLKEQVKHEFFRVERIRALAGVLLYALAGVLGYLVTPLVGLAIFLLLPAFYAVTSAGLYQFRVTRRISHRPPPPSG; this comes from the coding sequence GTGAGCGCCCCAGAAACGGAGCTCGGCACCCGGTCGGACACCAGCCGTGCCGTGGCGTTCAGCGACGCCATCTTCGCCATCATCATCACGCTGCTGGTCCTGGACCTCCGGGTGCCGGACGTCCCGCCCGGCCGCCTCCTGTCCGGCCTGCTCAGCCAGTGGCCGGCTTACGTCGCGTATCTCGCGTCCTACTCCTACGTGGCCGTCGTCTGGCTCAACCACAAGGCGGCATTCAACCGCATCCAGCAGACTGATCGCGGCCTGCACTGGATGAACCTGTTGGTGCTGTTCACCACGGCGCTGCTGCCGTTCCCGACAATCGTCGTGTCGCACGCCCTGCAGGAACACGACAACGCGGACCAGCGTGTGGCCATCGCCTTCTACGCGCTGATCGGCGCGTGGCTGTGCGCGACGTGGCTGGCGTTCTACCACTACCTGGCCCGGCACCCCGACCTGCTGAAGGAACAGGTCAAGCACGAGTTCTTCCGCGTCGAACGGATCCGGGCCCTCGCCGGAGTCCTCCTGTACGCCCTCGCGGGAGTGCTCGGCTACCTGGTGACGCCGCTGGTCGGCCTCGCCATCTTCCTCCTCCTGCCCGCCTTCTACGCCGTCACCAGCGCCGGCCTGTACCAGTTCCGGGTGACCCGCCGGATCAGCCACCGCCCTCCGCCACCATCCGGCTGA
- a CDS encoding DUF2267 domain-containing protein: MNYTEFIQSVAARPKVPPGQAEPITRATLETLAERITGGQARDLASQLPEELRGLVDRPTEDPERFGLAEFFQRVQSRAGVDRQVATDAARAVLDTLRESASAKEYGDLVDQLPQEFWQLTGPGTGQLQPRRVGT; encoded by the coding sequence GTGAACTACACCGAGTTCATCCAGTCCGTGGCAGCGCGACCGAAGGTTCCGCCGGGGCAGGCGGAACCGATCACCCGGGCCACGCTCGAGACGTTGGCAGAACGGATCACCGGCGGCCAGGCGAGGGACCTCGCCTCTCAGCTCCCTGAGGAGCTGCGAGGGCTGGTGGACAGGCCCACTGAAGATCCGGAACGGTTCGGGCTCGCCGAATTCTTCCAACGGGTGCAGTCACGGGCCGGGGTGGATCGCCAGGTGGCCACCGACGCAGCACGGGCGGTGCTGGACACCCTTCGTGAGTCGGCCAGCGCGAAGGAGTACGGAGACTTGGTCGACCAGCTGCCCCAGGAGTTCTGGCAGTTGACCGGGCCGGGGACGGGACAGCTCCAGCCCCGCCGGGTCGGCACCTGA
- a CDS encoding aldo/keto reductase, with amino-acid sequence MTLAAAAIELPSGQTMPVLGQGTWYLGERPGRRQDEIAALRAGLDLGMTMIDTAEMYGDGASEELVAEVIIGRRADVFLVDKVLPSNASRRGTVQACRRSLQRLGVDHIDLYLLHWRGTHPLAETIEAFAELVDAGDIGQWGVSNFDLSDMTDLLEAGGNSCATNQILYNLTRRGPEYDLLPWLREHRIPVMAYSPIEQGRLLGHPQVAEVAARHGATPAQVALAWLLRQERVAAIPRSSNAEHTRENAEARDLQLSEEDVAALDTAFPPPAGPQPLEML; translated from the coding sequence ATGACCCTCGCTGCCGCCGCGATCGAGCTACCGTCCGGCCAGACCATGCCCGTGCTCGGCCAGGGAACCTGGTACCTGGGCGAGCGCCCCGGAAGGCGGCAAGACGAGATAGCCGCCCTACGCGCGGGGCTCGACCTGGGCATGACCATGATCGACACCGCCGAGATGTACGGTGACGGCGCCTCCGAGGAACTCGTCGCAGAGGTGATCATCGGACGACGAGCCGACGTCTTCCTGGTCGACAAGGTGCTGCCGTCCAACGCCAGCCGACGGGGAACCGTGCAGGCCTGTCGCCGCAGCCTGCAACGACTCGGCGTCGACCACATCGACCTCTACCTCCTGCACTGGCGCGGCACACATCCACTCGCGGAGACGATCGAGGCGTTCGCCGAACTCGTCGACGCCGGTGACATCGGGCAGTGGGGCGTGAGCAACTTTGATCTTTCCGACATGACGGATCTACTCGAGGCGGGCGGGAACTCCTGCGCGACCAACCAGATCCTGTACAACCTCACCCGCCGGGGTCCCGAGTACGACCTGCTGCCGTGGCTACGCGAGCACCGAATCCCGGTGATGGCGTACTCGCCGATCGAGCAGGGCAGACTGCTCGGCCATCCTCAGGTCGCGGAGGTCGCCGCCCGGCACGGGGCCACGCCCGCTCAGGTGGCGCTGGCCTGGCTACTGCGGCAGGAGAGGGTTGCGGCCATCCCTCGATCGTCCAACGCGGAACACACCCGGGAGAACGCGGAAGCTCGCGACCTGCAGTTGAGCGAGGAGGACGTGGCGGCACTCGATACGGCGTTTCCGCCGCCGGCCGGCCCGCAACCGCTGGAGATGTTGTAG